In the genome of Bacillus thuringiensis, the window GTAGATTATTTTGGCGAACCACATTTACTCGTTTCTACACTGCATTTTCATATCGATGAGTTAGGTGCAATGCATATTTCTTCAAAGAAACAATGGTTTTATATGTTTGGAAGAAAAATTCCGTTACCAAAATTTTGTATGGTGAAGCAAAAATTGTTGAAAGTTATGATGATGAACTACAATGTTTTCGAATTCATGTACAAGTACGAAACCCGTTAATTGGCTCGCTTTTTTCATATAAGGGAACATTTGTGGAAAGGAAATAAACGATATGAAAAATATAATATTTGGGCTTGCTTGTTATGTTGTTTTTCTATTATGTGAGCGGTCGAATACAAATCCTGTTGAAGCAATTATATTATTATCTGTTTTATTATTTATACCAATGTCGTTTTGTATTATTGATAAAAGAAAAAGAGATGGATCGTATTTATTATTTTATAAATTCGTATCGTTTTTATATCCAATCGCAGCAATTTGTGCAATGCTAGCTTTCGTCACAAATCACTATGTATTTGCGCTAGTTTGGTTTGTATATACAGGAATTGTTGCGTTATTTGGTGTAAGTAGATTGCTAGAAAGAGGATGGAAGCCGTTAGAAGAGACCGCCATAGATAGTGCGTTTATTTATTTGTTTTTAGGTGGTTTTTGGTTTTTTGCTTCAGTAGCAAAACTTTCAATTATGCATTTTAGCTCTGACATTGTTTTACTCACAGCTGCACATTTTCATTATTCGGCGTTTCTATTGCCATTATCAGCTGGTTTAATAGGGAGAAAAAGAGAAAAGAGAAGTAAAGTATATGATGCTATTATGTTTATCATCATGATTTCACCTATGACAGTTGCAATAGGAATTACATACTCGAGAATATTTGAATTTTTTGCAGTGTTTCTATATTTATGTGCGATTTATGGATATGGATTTTACGTTTGGAGAGCAAAATTTAATACTATCAGTGCAAAGATTCTTCTAATCATTTCGTCTAGTACGCTCATGGTTACAATTATGTTCTCACTCATATACTCATATGGGAATTTGAAGCATGTAATGACGATTACAATTACCCAAATGGTTTGGATTCACGGTGTTGTCAATGGAATTGGAGTAGCGTTACCAGCATTTGTTGGCTGGATGATCGAAAAGAGTGTTCCGAATTATAAATACTACGGAAAACCAATGAGTAAGTTAAGAGGAAATGTGGCAATTGGTGAAGCGTTTTTATATGGCAGAAATTTAGTAGACAGTAAGGAATACAATGGTTTAGTTGATAAAATGAATGATTTTCATAGTGAGGCATTTGAAGCAACGAAGATTCCTTTAACCATTATTCATTTTTATGAAAATACAACAGAGTATGAGTTGCAATCGAATATTAAATGGGCTCATTGGTTCCGCCCATTTGCATTTTGTTATGAGAAAATGAGCAAGCGTGTAGGACAAATACATTTAGGAATGGGCGACAAGTGGGAACCGATGCATGGCTCTATCATTGGTGTAATGGATGAGGAAGATGGAAGAGAGAATGTAAGAGCTTGGCTAAGGAAAAATGAAGCAGGTGAATCTATTTTTGTAGCTCTTTATTCAAAGCATACAAATAAGGATGAGACATATATGAATATCGCCTTGCCTTTACCTTATTCGAATATGACTGGTATTTTGAGGCTATGTAATGATAATCATGATTTAATCATTACTAGTAAGTTAAGAGAAAATGGCCAGGGAGATGAGGGGATTTATTTACATACTCGGTTCTTAACAATCCGTTTACCGTTAGCAGAGACTTTCATCATTACAGAGGGTAAGGATGAAATGTTAACAGCTCATCATAGCATGTGGCTATTTGGACTTGAATTTTTACATATTCATTATAAGATTGAAAGAATTGCACAGAGGTAAGAAAGGCTTGGATAGGTTTCCAAGCTTTTTTATGTATGGGTAATTGTCATAGAAACTTGTTTATTTAGCTCATCATCCCAAACGCGTTGAATTTCAAAAGTGCCTTTTTCAAAAAATAATGGGAATCTTTCTTTAAACCAAGTTTGCATAGGTAGCTTTAGTGCTGTATCGATTGGTATCCATAAGAAAGAATAAGCCCTAAAGAAATTAGGACTTATTCTTCATTAAATACAAATGTTTGTTTCATTTTTTTACCTTCATTTAACGGATGGCCGTTATAAGAGAAATTCTTTTCTTCCCAAGTGATCACAACTTTAAAATTATGACTATTAAAGTCTAATGGGAATACCATGTAGTCAAAGCTTGTATGACTTTTAGAAATATTTTCATTAGGTGTAGTAGGTTTAAAGGTAGCCTTAGAGGTAGGATTGTTATCAAGTATTTCCACGGATACGTTTGATACATCATGACCGATGTTTTTTACGAGTAAACTATACGTATCAAATACACCTTGTTTCGGCTGGATTGCTTGCTTGTTTGAGTTATGAGATTTATCAATTTCGACATACCATTGTTTAGACTTTGACGCAATCGGTAGTGACTGAAATGTGTAAGCACTAGCTTGCATTGGTAGTGCTAAACATATAAGCGTAAAGAGAGTTAATATTTTTCGTTTCATTTTTTGAGAGCTCCCATTCTTTAATGGATTTACTTGTTATTATCTTCTTTTTACGAGCGAATATACCATATAATGTAAAACGGGTATTGTGAGTAGTGAATTAATATCTTATTCACTACTCTTATAGCTGGCATAATTACGTATGTAGTAAGAAAGAATAAATTTATTTTTTCTATACTTAGATTGCCGCCCTTTTTAAAAGGGCTATTTTTACGTTTTAATAAAAAGAATATACTAAGAGTTCCGTATAAATTATTTATTTTAATGTAGTTAAATGTGCTTATATATGTGAAATTAGAGAAGGAAGCTGTGTAGAGATGTTTCTACACAGCTTTTTAGGATATGAAAGAATTTCCAAAAATATGTTAAAATAACATTGTCATACAACAAGGGGGATTTGTTTTATGGAAAATGGACATCTTGCTAAAGTAGACTTAACGAAAAAAATTGAATCAAAATCTAAGTACAATAAGAAACTCGAAAAATATCAAAGGCGCTTATTAGCATTACAACAAATTTTGAAAGAAGAAAAAATTGCGGTTATGCTTGTTATGGAAGGATGGGATGCGGCTGGTAAAGGTGGGGCAATTAAGCGGGTGACGGAACATCTTGACCCACGTGGGTTCCAAGTAAATCCAATTGGAGCGCCTGCACCTCATGAAAAACGTTACCATTATTTGCAACGTTTCTGGCGCAAAATTCCACAGTACGGGCAAATTACTATTTTTGATCGCTCATGGTACGGTCGTGTGTTAGTTGAGCGTGTTGAAGGTTTTGCTACAAAGGAAGAGTGGATGAGAGCATATGATGAGATTAATGATTTTGAAAAACTACTAACAGATGACCATTACATAATAGGGAAGTTCTTCTATCATATAAGTAAAGAGAAACAGTTAAAGAGATTTAAAGATAGAGAGAAAAATCCTTTGAAAAGATGGAAAATTACAGACGAAGATTGGCGTAATCGTGAAAAATGGGATGAGTATGTTGAAGCGATGGAAGACATGTTTGAAAGAACAAGTAAGCCAAATGCGAAGTGGCATATTATTGAAAGTAACGATAAATTGTATGCCCGTGTGAAAACGTTAAAAATCATTATTTCATTCATAGAAGATTATTTCTTAGAACATGGTATAGAATTGCCTTCTTATTATTATGAAATGAAAGAGGATATTGAAGTTTTGCAAGATGTAGGTGTTAAAGAGTAAATAAGAAAATGGCCCTGTGAATTGGTGAAACCAAATTATGGGGCTTTTTTATTTAGAAACATTTTACAATTAACAGAATAAGGTGTATAATCAATAATCATATTAACATTGTTAATATGATTATTGATTATATAATATGTGGGGGTTTTACTTTGAAGGGAAGAGATGTTGTTTTAGGTTTATTAATGGAAAAGGAATTGTCTGGTTACGATATTAAAATTGTGTTTGAAGACGTATTTACTCATTTTTTTGATGGAAGTTTTGGAATGATTTATCCAACGTTACGACAATTGGAGAATGAGGGGAAAATAAAAAAAGAGGTTGTCATGCAAGAGGGAAAACCGAATAAGAAAATGTACTTTATTACAGATGAGGGGCGTGAAGAATTTTATCAATACATGCAGACACCTGTAGAGAAGGATGTTTTACGTTCGGATTTTTTAATGAGAATGTATTTTGGTAACTATAGTGATGATGTAACAATAAAAAAATGGATTAAAGATGAAATTGAAAGAAAAGAAGCGTACATTGCAGATCTTCGATTGAAATATGAAAAGTGGAGAGTAGGTATTACTTTCGTCGAAGAAATTTCACTAGACGTAGGTATTGCATCGTATAGTGCACAAGTGGAGACTTTGAAGAAAAAATTAGAAGAGTTAGAGGCGAAAGAAAACAATAAAACAGAAGAATGAAAAACGCGTTCACAATAAATAAAGGGGTATATAAAGATGGAGCAATCAAAGGGTATTAAGATTGTCTTTTTAATGTGTCTAGGTATCTTTCTTTGTATGATTGATACGACAATTATGAATATAGCTTTACCGGCAATACAATCGAGTGTAAATACTTCATTAGAAAAGATGTCTTGGGTATTAAATGTTTATACAATGACGATTGCAGTACTTGCCATTCCGTTAGGGCGGATAGCTGATATCTTTGGAAAAGCAAAGATGTATATTCTTGGTCTGGTGATTTTTGGTGGTGGATCGGTACTTTGCGCTTTTGCTAATACAGGCGATTTTCTTATTTTTTCTCGTTTTATACAAAGTATTGGGGCAGCGATTTTATTTCCAACAAGTATGGTAATTGGTGTATCAGCTATGCCATTAGCTAAAAGGCATGTTGCGCTTGCGATTTTAGGAGTAACACAAGGATTGTCAGCTGCTATGGGACCAGTAATAGGTGGAATTATTACGCAAAATTTAGGATGGAGATGGGTGTTCTTCGTTAATGTTCCGGTTTGTATAATAGGAATCGTGTTATGTTGCATCATGCTACAAATAAAAAATGAAGAACGTATTATCTCAAAAATAGATTGGATAGGACTACTATTAAGTAGCACAGCAATTTTTTCATTTACTCTCATATTAGTAAAAGGTAATACATGGGGATGGCAAAGTAATATTGCTTTGTCTTGTTATACAATTAGTACTATTTCTCTTATTCTATTTGTTTTAGTAGAACGAAAGATTCATAACCCAATGGTGAATTTAAAGTTATTTCAAGATCGAATGTTTGTCGGAGCGTCGATCGTTGTTATATTAAGTAATTTATTTTTAATTGGAGTTACTGTATTGCTTCCGACGTTCTTGACGAAACTACAAGGTCGAACGGAAATTGAAGCGGCTTTTTTAGTGACACCTATTTCAGCAATGATATTTTTTGTCTCACCAGTTGCAGCAACTTTAATTAAAAAACTCGGAAAAGTAACTATTATTTTGTCAGGATTTCTTATTATGGGGCTAGCCTACTATTGGTTGCAAATGATCGATGTTCATTCAACAAATATAGAAATTATTATTCCATGTATGATATTAGGTGTTGGATATGGTTTAGTAGTGGGGCCAATTACAGTTTTAAGTGCGTCTTCATTTGAAGGAGAATTACTAACTGCTTCTCAAAGTGTTGTATCAATGTTACGACAAGTTGGAATTGTATTGGCGGTCGCAATATTTGTCTCTAACTTAACTCACAATTTAACTGTAAATAAAGAAAAGGTATATCGTTATGCAGAAGAAAAGGTGCGGAATATTCATGTGAATAGTGCTGAGCAAGCTGAAATTTTACAA includes:
- a CDS encoding YndJ family protein codes for the protein MKNIIFGLACYVVFLLCERSNTNPVEAIILLSVLLFIPMSFCIIDKRKRDGSYLLFYKFVSFLYPIAAICAMLAFVTNHYVFALVWFVYTGIVALFGVSRLLERGWKPLEETAIDSAFIYLFLGGFWFFASVAKLSIMHFSSDIVLLTAAHFHYSAFLLPLSAGLIGRKREKRSKVYDAIMFIIMISPMTVAIGITYSRIFEFFAVFLYLCAIYGYGFYVWRAKFNTISAKILLIISSSTLMVTIMFSLIYSYGNLKHVMTITITQMVWIHGVVNGIGVALPAFVGWMIEKSVPNYKYYGKPMSKLRGNVAIGEAFLYGRNLVDSKEYNGLVDKMNDFHSEAFEATKIPLTIIHFYENTTEYELQSNIKWAHWFRPFAFCYEKMSKRVGQIHLGMGDKWEPMHGSIIGVMDEEDGRENVRAWLRKNEAGESIFVALYSKHTNKDETYMNIALPLPYSNMTGILRLCNDNHDLIITSKLRENGQGDEGIYLHTRFLTIRLPLAETFIITEGKDEMLTAHHSMWLFGLEFLHIHYKIERIAQR
- a CDS encoding polyphosphate kinase 2 family protein — its product is MENGHLAKVDLTKKIESKSKYNKKLEKYQRRLLALQQILKEEKIAVMLVMEGWDAAGKGGAIKRVTEHLDPRGFQVNPIGAPAPHEKRYHYLQRFWRKIPQYGQITIFDRSWYGRVLVERVEGFATKEEWMRAYDEINDFEKLLTDDHYIIGKFFYHISKEKQLKRFKDREKNPLKRWKITDEDWRNREKWDEYVEAMEDMFERTSKPNAKWHIIESNDKLYARVKTLKIIISFIEDYFLEHGIELPSYYYEMKEDIEVLQDVGVKE
- a CDS encoding PadR family transcriptional regulator, which produces MKGRDVVLGLLMEKELSGYDIKIVFEDVFTHFFDGSFGMIYPTLRQLENEGKIKKEVVMQEGKPNKKMYFITDEGREEFYQYMQTPVEKDVLRSDFLMRMYFGNYSDDVTIKKWIKDEIERKEAYIADLRLKYEKWRVGITFVEEISLDVGIASYSAQVETLKKKLEELEAKENNKTEE
- a CDS encoding MDR family MFS transporter, which gives rise to MEQSKGIKIVFLMCLGIFLCMIDTTIMNIALPAIQSSVNTSLEKMSWVLNVYTMTIAVLAIPLGRIADIFGKAKMYILGLVIFGGGSVLCAFANTGDFLIFSRFIQSIGAAILFPTSMVIGVSAMPLAKRHVALAILGVTQGLSAAMGPVIGGIITQNLGWRWVFFVNVPVCIIGIVLCCIMLQIKNEERIISKIDWIGLLLSSTAIFSFTLILVKGNTWGWQSNIALSCYTISTISLILFVLVERKIHNPMVNLKLFQDRMFVGASIVVILSNLFLIGVTVLLPTFLTKLQGRTEIEAAFLVTPISAMIFFVSPVAATLIKKLGKVTIILSGFLIMGLAYYWLQMIDVHSTNIEIIIPCMILGVGYGLVVGPITVLSASSFEGELLTASQSVVSMLRQVGIVLAVAIFVSNLTHNLTVNKEKVYRYAEEKVRNIHVNSAEQAEILQMTKEKIENQSLESNINKKQNAMAMGLSKEKKEELIRDKTAEILREVPVEYRDVKREEVMRQVTKEVEKQEESIKKEVLTFSNDVNHYAKNQMAMSFTDLYKASVPIILICAFVSLLFWEGKALSKKRRGRIVEEA